One genomic region from Rhabdothermincola sediminis encodes:
- a CDS encoding DUF4352 domain-containing protein, protein MGWRRVAVGVGSAACVVVSVVAGCTVDDGTVEEPVRSAAVGEAIESGGVSIVVQDARVVDSVSYGLRRGRFLVLMVSLQSQREAPFEYGPLDWRMYADDGASLEPVVLGEDDRLSFGTLENGHAASGRIAFDLGEHPARGRVELHAVDGTVEGSWRITEAEVTTAT, encoded by the coding sequence ATGGGATGGAGGCGGGTCGCGGTGGGTGTCGGCTCGGCGGCGTGCGTGGTGGTGTCGGTGGTCGCGGGCTGCACGGTCGACGACGGCACCGTCGAGGAACCGGTCAGGTCGGCAGCGGTCGGCGAGGCGATCGAGTCCGGGGGTGTGTCGATCGTGGTCCAGGATGCCCGGGTGGTGGACAGCGTGAGCTACGGGTTGCGCAGGGGACGGTTCCTCGTGCTGATGGTGTCGCTGCAGTCGCAGCGGGAGGCTCCGTTCGAGTACGGGCCGCTGGACTGGCGGATGTACGCGGACGATGGGGCATCGCTCGAGCCGGTGGTCCTCGGCGAAGACGACCGGCTGAGCTTCGGGACGCTCGAGAACGGTCATGCTGCCTCGGGGCGGATCGCGTTCGATCTCGGCGAGCACCCGGCGCGAGGGAGGGTCGAGCTGCACGCGGTCGACGGCACGGTGGAAGGGTCGTGGCGGATCACCGAAGCGGAGGTGACCACGGCGACCTGA
- a CDS encoding TetR/AcrR family transcriptional regulator — translation MTKAGTTIVRRTRLSRDERRELFLDIAARIVVEHGVEALTMEGLAAEAGVSKALGYRYFTNRDDLLAALFERETRRYDQRIDERTSGLSSFDDRIRAMLETYLDTVTERGNVLTILMQARLGGGAFEQRRRERNRYVEDYFAALIHEEFGVPVPTALVASSVFLTGTLGLITAWLDRGLPRDEVTATFVELCSASLRGLASR, via the coding sequence GTGACGAAGGCGGGCACGACCATCGTGAGGCGCACCCGGCTCAGCCGCGACGAGCGACGTGAGCTGTTCCTCGACATCGCGGCCCGCATCGTGGTCGAGCACGGCGTGGAAGCGCTCACGATGGAAGGCCTCGCCGCTGAGGCCGGGGTCAGCAAGGCACTCGGCTACCGCTACTTCACCAACCGCGACGACCTGCTCGCCGCGCTGTTCGAACGGGAGACACGCCGCTACGACCAGCGCATCGACGAACGGACCTCCGGTCTGTCGTCGTTCGACGATCGCATCCGCGCCATGCTCGAGACCTACCTCGACACCGTGACCGAGCGCGGCAACGTCCTGACCATCCTCATGCAAGCTCGGCTCGGTGGCGGCGCCTTCGAGCAACGCCGCCGCGAGCGGAACCGGTACGTCGAGGACTACTTCGCGGCACTCATCCACGAGGAGTTCGGCGTCCCGGTGCCGACCGCGCTCGTGGCCTCCAGTGTGTTCCTCACCGGCACGCTGGGGTTGATCACCGCCTGGCTCGACCGGGGCCTGCCCCGAGACGAGGTGACCGCCACCTTCGTCGAGCTGTGCTCGGCGAGCCTGCGGGGTCTCGCGTCCCGCTGA
- a CDS encoding alpha/beta-hydrolase family protein, whose product MAFDPADEWFRRPDVWSGVVLGAWVAAESFGPSLMPRTTLDQALVSGASAATGFAVGNATYGLIGREVEVRDQPLAFGAALAAALTAKLVLADAAARSLPAATLRAMAGGLAGGSAACGAVALVRNAERPGVTAGVLASIGAAAGSVVLFRSIRDQVARRDDIDPPPPRPLPAVAQSATVAALLAAVVNGYRKSGQAMTRVLRRRIGLSPGISEVGGRTAATMAWAAVITAFADTFVRGMELYDRVMDPGYDTPPDTPACSAGPGSAVSFSRTGRQGRRFLLNRPSADDIHSVMGTPARAEPVRVFVGYDAARTPEDRVALALRELERAGAFDRSILVVGCPAGTGYVNTVPFEAVDHLALGDAAGVAVQYERLPSLLALHRTGVGGEHVRLLLAGIRDALAERPPSCRPRVVLYGESLGAWAGQNAFLHRGLRGLDELGVQRALFVGTPYYSGWLHEVLGGRDVTPGSVLEVPSALPLRSLSPAQRAALRVVLLTHHNDPVRKINLGLLVQRPDWLSHQRPPTVPARQRFRPMITGFQTIVDTANATHQVPGVFRATGHDYRLDVPAVVREVFELPSPTPGQWERLMTKLQDEEAARAARFQLPRKEDGADVERRVSGTRDPAGSPSTARRRWRSPRLGAGPGRARR is encoded by the coding sequence ATGGCTTTCGACCCTGCAGACGAATGGTTCCGGCGGCCGGACGTGTGGTCCGGTGTGGTGCTCGGTGCGTGGGTCGCCGCGGAGTCGTTCGGTCCGTCGCTCATGCCGCGCACCACGCTGGACCAGGCACTGGTGTCGGGTGCCTCGGCGGCCACCGGGTTCGCGGTGGGGAACGCGACGTACGGGTTGATCGGTCGCGAGGTGGAGGTGCGTGACCAGCCCCTCGCATTCGGTGCTGCCCTTGCGGCGGCGTTGACCGCGAAGCTGGTGCTCGCTGACGCGGCGGCCCGCAGCCTCCCGGCGGCCACGCTTCGGGCCATGGCCGGCGGGCTCGCCGGTGGTTCGGCGGCGTGCGGCGCGGTGGCGCTGGTGCGCAACGCCGAGCGACCGGGCGTGACGGCGGGGGTGCTGGCTTCGATCGGCGCGGCTGCCGGGTCGGTGGTGCTGTTCCGATCCATCCGTGACCAGGTGGCACGCCGCGACGACATCGATCCACCGCCCCCCCGCCCGCTCCCTGCGGTGGCGCAGAGCGCGACGGTGGCGGCGCTGCTCGCCGCGGTGGTCAACGGCTACCGCAAGAGCGGCCAGGCGATGACCCGCGTGCTGCGCCGCCGGATCGGGCTCTCGCCCGGCATCAGCGAGGTCGGCGGGCGAACCGCGGCGACGATGGCGTGGGCCGCGGTCATCACCGCGTTCGCCGACACCTTCGTGCGGGGGATGGAGCTCTACGACCGGGTCATGGACCCTGGCTATGACACCCCACCCGACACGCCCGCGTGCTCGGCCGGCCCCGGCTCGGCGGTGAGCTTCTCCAGGACCGGTCGCCAAGGCCGGCGCTTCCTGCTCAACCGGCCCTCGGCCGACGACATCCACTCGGTCATGGGGACCCCGGCACGGGCCGAGCCCGTGCGGGTGTTCGTGGGCTATGACGCGGCGCGCACTCCCGAGGACCGGGTGGCGCTCGCGCTCCGGGAGCTCGAGCGGGCTGGCGCCTTCGACCGTTCGATCCTGGTGGTCGGCTGCCCGGCTGGCACGGGCTACGTCAACACCGTGCCGTTCGAGGCCGTCGACCACCTGGCTCTCGGCGATGCGGCCGGTGTCGCCGTGCAGTACGAGCGGCTCCCCTCCCTGCTGGCGCTGCACCGCACCGGCGTCGGTGGCGAGCACGTCCGGCTCCTGCTGGCCGGCATCCGTGACGCGCTCGCGGAGCGACCCCCCTCGTGCCGGCCCCGGGTCGTGCTGTACGGAGAGAGCCTGGGGGCTTGGGCCGGCCAGAACGCGTTCCTGCACCGCGGCCTCCGCGGGCTCGACGAACTCGGGGTGCAGCGGGCGCTGTTCGTCGGGACCCCGTACTACAGCGGTTGGCTCCATGAAGTGCTCGGGGGGAGGGACGTCACGCCGGGGAGCGTGTTGGAGGTCCCCTCAGCGCTGCCACTCCGGTCGCTGAGCCCCGCGCAGCGGGCCGCTCTGCGGGTCGTGCTGCTCACCCACCACAACGACCCCGTCCGCAAGATCAATCTGGGTTTGCTCGTGCAACGTCCGGATTGGCTCTCACATCAGCGGCCGCCGACGGTGCCGGCCCGGCAGCGATTCCGGCCGATGATCACCGGGTTCCAGACCATCGTCGACACCGCCAATGCCACCCATCAGGTACCGGGGGTGTTCCGGGCGACCGGGCACGACTACCGGCTCGACGTGCCCGCAGTGGTGCGAGAGGTGTTCGAGCTCCCGTCGCCCACCCCTGGGCAGTGGGAGCGGTTGATGACCAAGCTCCAGGACGAGGAGGCGGCACGCGCTGCACGGTTCCAGCTCCCCCGGAAGGAAGACGGAGCGGACGTCGAGCGTCGGGTCAGCGGGACGCGAGACCCCGCAGGCTCGCCGAGCACAGCTCGACGAAGGTGGCGGTCACCTCGTCTCGGGGCAGGCCCCGGTCGAGCCAGGCGGTGA
- a CDS encoding enoyl-CoA hydratase-related protein: MSLVLVDVPRPHVGLITLNKPERLNSMSFGLVQALYETIEKVADDNEIWVVVLTGAGRGFCSGLDLHDRGVPPNVEGLGFARLAMKSMSYMGGVVPAMRAMPQPIIAAINGAAIGGGMCLALGADIRYAGESATFANAGITNGLTGSELGITYLLPRAVGLSNAAEILLTGRRFDAHHALQIGLVSRVLPDDELLDHALDTAAHMCELSTFGVQMTKQCLWANLEVGSLQAAIDLENRNQLLAGYTGNLDEAIAAWREKRKPIYEE; this comes from the coding sequence ATGTCTCTGGTTCTGGTCGACGTTCCCCGCCCCCATGTGGGGCTGATCACCCTCAACAAGCCCGAGCGGCTCAACTCGATGTCGTTCGGCTTGGTGCAGGCCCTCTACGAGACGATCGAGAAGGTGGCCGACGACAACGAGATCTGGGTCGTCGTGCTCACCGGCGCCGGGCGCGGGTTCTGTTCGGGCCTCGACCTGCACGATCGGGGAGTGCCCCCCAACGTGGAGGGCCTGGGCTTCGCACGCCTGGCGATGAAGTCGATGTCGTACATGGGCGGTGTGGTGCCCGCCATGCGTGCCATGCCCCAGCCGATCATCGCGGCCATCAACGGGGCCGCGATCGGGGGTGGGATGTGCCTCGCCCTGGGAGCGGACATCCGCTACGCGGGGGAGTCCGCCACGTTCGCCAACGCGGGTATCACCAACGGCCTGACGGGGAGCGAGCTCGGCATCACCTACCTCCTGCCCCGGGCAGTGGGACTGTCGAACGCGGCGGAGATCCTGCTCACCGGTCGCCGTTTCGACGCCCACCACGCGCTGCAGATCGGGCTGGTCTCGCGAGTGCTCCCCGACGACGAGTTGCTCGATCACGCCCTGGACACCGCGGCGCACATGTGCGAGCTGTCGACGTTCGGCGTGCAGATGACCAAGCAGTGCCTCTGGGCGAACCTCGAGGTCGGCAGCTTGCAGGCCGCCATCGATCTCGAGAACCGCAACCAGCTCCTCGCTGGCTACACGGGAAACCTCGACGAGGCGATCGCCGCTTGGCGGGAGAAGCGCAAGCCGATCTACGAGGAGTGA
- a CDS encoding adenylate/guanylate cyclase domain-containing protein, protein METSEQACRDPLPARMGPDAIGDPIAGIEPPVPDDRAGEPIAVRRSFAFVDITGFTSFCDRYGDREAIALLTRFRSHVRDIAARRGVRVAKWLGDGVMLVAVDDGPLVAAVTELVVRCAALGIDTHAGICAGTALLFEGDDYVGRPANVAARLCDVALPGQVLAAQLRGPLPSWVEDRGPFSVWARGVGELDDVHDLRVTPTIAVELKGDGAAA, encoded by the coding sequence GTGGAGACGAGCGAGCAGGCCTGCCGTGATCCGTTACCCGCGAGGATGGGTCCCGACGCCATCGGCGACCCCATCGCCGGCATCGAGCCACCCGTGCCCGACGATCGCGCCGGCGAGCCGATCGCCGTGCGCCGGTCGTTCGCCTTCGTGGACATCACCGGCTTCACGTCCTTCTGCGACCGCTACGGCGACCGCGAAGCCATCGCGCTGCTCACCCGTTTCCGCTCCCACGTGCGTGACATCGCGGCGCGCCGCGGGGTACGGGTGGCGAAGTGGCTCGGCGACGGGGTCATGCTGGTCGCGGTCGACGACGGGCCGCTCGTCGCGGCGGTCACCGAGCTGGTCGTGCGCTGCGCTGCACTCGGCATCGACACCCACGCAGGGATCTGCGCAGGCACCGCCCTGCTGTTCGAAGGAGACGACTACGTGGGCCGGCCCGCCAACGTGGCGGCGCGCTTGTGCGACGTGGCGCTGCCCGGGCAGGTGCTGGCCGCGCAGCTCCGTGGGCCGCTCCCGAGCTGGGTCGAGGACCGCGGGCCGTTCTCGGTGTGGGCGAGAGGAGTCGGCGAGCTTGACGACGTGCACGATCTGCGGGTGACCCCGACGATCGCCGTGGAGCTCAAAGGCGACGGTGCCGCCGCCTAG
- a CDS encoding alkaline phosphatase family protein, producing the protein MTLKPPVLGSLTTSWFDPAGPVHEPGSRPAPDLPEGTDLLPQIEHIVVLVMENHSFDNYFGMLGRGDGFTLDDQGRPLDANPDTDGNPVRAYHFETTRQPPDEPAPDWNACHIQWNEGRLDGFVRSGSGRTAMGYWTGDDIPFYWGLARTFPLCDRYFASALTQTFPNRRFMWSGTAMGMVTTDIPPLDEVPPNGTIFDRLDDLGIEWRNYFGDLPEPALYPPVWFANPGRGRTYDDFVEDASRGTLPPFSLVTPRTDLSEENPQDIQEGEAFSARIINAVLGSPCWPRTLLIWTYDEHGGYYDHVPPPPAVPPDDIPPKLVPDVHLPGGWDRLGFRVPCVVVSPYARRDYVSHVIHDHTSVLRLIATKWNLGALTRRDANASNLLDCLDLDGPPAFAEPPALPIPGRDAH; encoded by the coding sequence ATGACGCTGAAGCCGCCCGTGCTCGGATCCCTCACCACGTCGTGGTTCGATCCTGCCGGCCCCGTGCACGAGCCGGGGAGCCGCCCCGCCCCGGACCTTCCCGAGGGCACGGACCTGTTGCCCCAGATCGAGCACATCGTCGTGCTGGTGATGGAGAACCACTCTTTCGACAACTACTTCGGGATGCTCGGCCGGGGGGACGGCTTCACCCTCGATGACCAGGGTCGCCCGCTCGACGCCAACCCCGACACTGACGGCAACCCGGTCCGGGCCTACCACTTCGAGACCACCCGGCAGCCCCCCGACGAACCGGCTCCGGATTGGAACGCCTGCCACATCCAATGGAACGAGGGCCGACTCGACGGCTTCGTGCGCAGCGGCAGCGGTCGTACCGCCATGGGTTATTGGACCGGCGATGACATCCCCTTCTACTGGGGCCTCGCCAGAACCTTCCCGCTCTGCGACCGCTACTTCGCCTCCGCCCTCACCCAGACGTTCCCCAACCGGCGGTTCATGTGGTCCGGCACCGCCATGGGCATGGTCACCACCGACATCCCGCCGCTCGACGAGGTGCCGCCGAACGGCACCATCTTCGATCGTCTCGACGATCTCGGGATCGAGTGGCGCAACTACTTCGGCGACCTGCCGGAACCAGCCCTCTACCCACCCGTGTGGTTCGCGAACCCCGGCCGTGGACGCACCTACGACGACTTCGTCGAGGACGCTAGCCGGGGAACGCTCCCCCCGTTCAGCCTGGTCACCCCCCGCACCGACCTGTCCGAGGAGAACCCGCAGGACATCCAGGAAGGCGAAGCCTTCTCGGCCCGCATCATCAACGCTGTCCTCGGGTCGCCCTGCTGGCCCCGCACCCTGTTGATCTGGACCTACGACGAGCACGGCGGCTACTACGACCACGTCCCCCCTCCTCCCGCCGTGCCACCCGATGACATCCCGCCGAAACTCGTGCCCGACGTGCACCTGCCGGGCGGGTGGGATCGCCTCGGCTTCCGTGTGCCGTGTGTGGTCGTCTCGCCCTACGCGCGCCGGGACTACGTGTCACACGTCATCCACGACCACACCTCGGTGCTGCGACTGATCGCCACCAAGTGGAACCTCGGCGCGCTGACCCGGCGCGACGCGAACGCGAGCAACCTGCTCGACTGCCTCGACCTCGACGGACCCCCGGCGTTCGCGGAGCCGCCGGCACTGCCCATCCCGGGGAGGGACGCCCACTGA
- a CDS encoding arylsulfatase, with protein sequence MNEQSCGVEHDDLAPYAGHQGRVGRTFAGSEGWWPPRPSPPEGAPNVIVMLVDDLGYADIGPYGGEIDTPHLDALAARGLRYTNFHSAPMCSPTRAALLTGLNPHDAGVGTVPHADPGFPGYAMELTEHAATIAEILRDHGYATMALGKWHLTLDALQNAASDKRSWPCQRGFDRYYGVLDAFTNLHHPHRIVEDNHQVDVDRYPDDYFFTDDLTDRAISMIREVKAANPRTPFFCYFAHAAVHAPLHAKPADIEKYRGSYEAGWDALRERRYRRQLELGVLEPGTVLAPRNAEPDNDVRPWDELSEDERKLFARYMEVYAAAVDNIDQNLGRLLAELDALGELDNTIVIFTSDNGASREGEAVGTTAYYVHLLQGDDLAADLDRFDLIGGPRTTPHYPRGWAMLGNTPFRLYKLNTHAGGHSVPFIISWPRMLAEQAGQLRRQYTHVTDVLPTLLELIGIERPEERNGKRLKPLAGSSFAPTLRDPQAPSRHIEQHYETFGHRGFYREGWEVVTLHRPLTPFDDAEWELYHLETDPTELNDLASEHPDRLRELADAFDRAAWQFQVYPLDEGSSVKYLVRPPWVDAFAEPVTIRPGTPTLERWRSVQLIWFRSCRITARLGGFRPGDRGYLVAHGDQGSGYGLYVLDDEAVFVHNDGRGRLRRLSAGEVPAGAREIVVDLHAPGRTRWDVTVRVDGRVSSTLEGVPMLFGMAPFEGIDVGIDRRSPVAWDLYERFGPFPFTGVLESVRYEPGEPAPDSPQRMIDVLREMGARFE encoded by the coding sequence ATGAACGAGCAGTCCTGTGGGGTGGAACACGACGACCTGGCTCCCTACGCCGGTCACCAGGGTCGGGTCGGTCGGACCTTCGCCGGATCGGAGGGTTGGTGGCCGCCGCGCCCCTCCCCGCCGGAGGGCGCGCCGAACGTCATCGTGATGCTCGTCGACGACCTCGGCTACGCCGACATCGGCCCCTACGGCGGTGAGATCGACACCCCGCACCTCGACGCGCTGGCCGCCCGAGGCCTCCGGTACACGAACTTCCACTCCGCCCCGATGTGCTCGCCCACCCGGGCAGCCCTGCTCACCGGGCTCAACCCCCACGATGCGGGCGTGGGCACGGTACCCCACGCGGACCCGGGGTTCCCCGGGTACGCGATGGAGCTGACCGAGCACGCCGCCACCATCGCCGAGATCCTGCGAGACCACGGCTACGCGACCATGGCCCTCGGGAAGTGGCACCTCACTCTCGACGCGCTCCAGAACGCTGCCAGCGACAAGCGCTCCTGGCCTTGCCAACGGGGTTTCGACCGCTACTACGGCGTGCTCGACGCGTTCACCAACCTGCACCATCCGCACCGGATCGTCGAGGACAACCATCAGGTCGACGTCGATCGCTACCCCGACGACTACTTCTTCACCGACGACCTCACCGACCGGGCGATCTCGATGATCCGTGAGGTGAAGGCCGCGAACCCGCGGACGCCGTTCTTCTGCTACTTCGCTCATGCCGCGGTCCACGCGCCGCTGCACGCCAAGCCGGCCGACATCGAGAAGTACCGCGGGAGCTACGAGGCGGGCTGGGATGCGCTACGGGAGCGGCGATACCGCCGCCAGCTCGAGCTCGGCGTCCTTGAGCCGGGCACCGTGCTCGCCCCCCGCAACGCCGAGCCGGACAACGATGTCCGCCCCTGGGACGAGCTGTCGGAGGACGAGCGCAAGCTCTTCGCCCGGTACATGGAGGTCTACGCGGCGGCGGTCGACAACATCGACCAGAACCTGGGCCGGCTGCTCGCCGAGCTCGACGCGCTCGGCGAGCTCGACAACACCATCGTCATCTTCACCTCCGACAACGGCGCGTCCCGAGAGGGTGAGGCCGTCGGTACCACCGCCTACTACGTACACCTCCTGCAAGGTGACGACCTCGCGGCCGACCTCGACCGCTTCGACCTCATCGGTGGACCCCGGACCACACCGCACTACCCCCGCGGCTGGGCCATGCTCGGCAACACCCCGTTCCGGCTCTACAAGCTCAACACCCACGCCGGCGGCCACTCCGTGCCTTTCATCATCTCCTGGCCCCGGATGCTGGCCGAGCAGGCCGGGCAGCTCCGCCGGCAGTACACCCACGTCACCGACGTGCTCCCCACCCTCCTCGAGCTGATCGGCATCGAGCGACCCGAGGAGCGCAACGGCAAGCGCCTCAAGCCCCTGGCGGGAAGCAGCTTCGCGCCCACCCTGCGCGACCCGCAGGCCCCGAGCCGCCACATCGAGCAGCACTACGAGACCTTCGGCCATCGGGGCTTCTACCGCGAGGGATGGGAGGTGGTGACCCTCCATCGGCCGCTCACGCCCTTCGATGACGCCGAATGGGAGCTGTACCACCTCGAGACCGACCCCACGGAGCTCAACGACCTCGCCTCCGAGCACCCGGACCGCTTGCGCGAGCTCGCCGACGCGTTCGATCGGGCGGCCTGGCAGTTCCAGGTCTACCCCTTGGACGAGGGATCGAGTGTGAAGTACCTGGTGCGCCCCCCATGGGTGGATGCCTTCGCGGAGCCAGTCACGATCCGCCCCGGCACGCCGACGCTCGAGCGCTGGCGGTCGGTGCAGCTCATCTGGTTCCGCTCCTGCCGGATCACGGCTCGCCTCGGGGGCTTCCGTCCGGGTGACCGGGGCTACCTGGTGGCCCACGGCGACCAGGGGTCCGGCTACGGGCTCTACGTCCTCGACGACGAGGCGGTGTTCGTCCACAACGACGGGAGAGGACGTCTTCGCCGGTTGTCCGCTGGCGAGGTCCCTGCTGGCGCGCGGGAGATCGTGGTCGACCTGCACGCGCCCGGCCGGACCCGCTGGGACGTGACGGTGCGAGTCGATGGGCGGGTCTCCTCCACCCTGGAGGGCGTGCCCATGCTGTTCGGCATGGCACCGTTCGAGGGCATCGACGTCGGCATCGACCGGCGCTCCCCCGTGGCGTGGGACCTCTACGAGCGCTTCGGGCCGTTCCCGTTCACCGGCGTGCTCGAGTCGGTCCGCTACGAACCTGGCGAGCCGGCACCCGATTCGCCCCAGCGCATGATCGATGTGCTGCGGGAGATGGGCGCCCGCTTCGAGTAG
- a CDS encoding N-acyl-D-amino-acid deacylase family protein, translated as MLDYLIKGGTVVDGTGSPPRVADVGIRGGRIVVIGKVDEGASTTLDAGGLVVCPGFIDPHTHYDAQLLWDPVASPSNIHGVTTIIAGNCGFTLAPLKARDADYLRRMMAKVEGMPLAALENGVDWKWETFADYLNRLEGNLGVNAGFLVGHCALRRYVMGEAAVGGEATPEQVDAMVQLLHECIDAGGLGFSTTLSKTHSDGDGQPVPSRWSNRDELLALCAAVEAHEGTTLEGIVDGCLDRFTDDEIDLFIAMSLAANRPINWNVLTVDSHEPDRVPRQLSASTRAREVGARIVALTMPVQVPMNMSFLNYCALNMLPDWGPILGLPVPERIEKLRDPATRRFMLERAGSEEAGVFRRLADFANYVIGDTYSAANEGLKGRVVADIARERGQEPFDTLVEIVINDDLRTILWPIPPDGDDASWALRKQVWDDDRAMLGGSDAGAHLDRMCGAPYTTRFLGDCLRGRRLEPLERAVQMLTDEPARLFGLRGRGRIAEGYAADVVVFDPETVGAEHATLVNDLPGGTARLTAAANGVVRVLVNGVETVADNQAVGALPGTVLRSGRDTETVLP; from the coding sequence ATGCTCGACTACCTCATCAAGGGCGGCACCGTCGTCGACGGCACCGGGTCACCGCCTCGGGTGGCCGACGTCGGCATCCGCGGCGGCCGCATCGTCGTCATCGGTAAGGTCGACGAGGGGGCATCCACCACGCTCGACGCCGGTGGCCTCGTCGTGTGTCCGGGCTTCATCGACCCGCACACCCACTACGACGCGCAGCTCCTCTGGGACCCGGTCGCCTCCCCCTCGAACATCCACGGTGTCACCACGATCATCGCCGGCAACTGCGGGTTCACCCTCGCTCCGCTGAAGGCCCGGGACGCCGACTACCTGCGGCGGATGATGGCCAAGGTGGAGGGCATGCCGCTCGCTGCCCTGGAGAACGGGGTCGACTGGAAGTGGGAGACCTTCGCGGACTACCTGAACCGCTTGGAGGGCAACCTCGGCGTCAATGCCGGGTTCCTCGTCGGACATTGCGCCCTGCGCCGTTACGTCATGGGTGAGGCCGCGGTGGGCGGCGAGGCCACGCCCGAGCAGGTCGACGCCATGGTCCAGCTGTTGCATGAGTGCATCGACGCCGGTGGTCTCGGCTTCTCGACGACCCTCTCGAAGACCCACTCCGACGGCGACGGCCAGCCGGTGCCCTCTCGCTGGTCGAACCGCGACGAGCTCCTCGCGCTCTGCGCGGCGGTCGAGGCCCACGAGGGCACCACGCTCGAGGGCATCGTCGACGGCTGCCTCGACCGCTTCACCGACGACGAGATCGACCTGTTCATCGCGATGTCGCTCGCCGCGAACCGGCCCATCAACTGGAACGTGCTCACCGTGGACTCGCACGAGCCCGACCGCGTCCCACGCCAGCTGAGCGCGTCGACCAGGGCCCGGGAGGTGGGGGCACGGATCGTGGCCCTGACGATGCCGGTGCAGGTGCCCATGAACATGAGTTTCCTCAACTACTGCGCCCTCAACATGCTCCCTGACTGGGGCCCGATCCTGGGCTTGCCGGTGCCGGAGCGCATCGAGAAGCTCCGTGACCCGGCCACCCGGCGGTTCATGCTGGAGCGGGCGGGCAGCGAGGAGGCCGGCGTCTTCCGCCGCTTGGCCGACTTCGCGAACTACGTGATCGGCGACACGTACTCCGCGGCCAACGAAGGTCTGAAGGGGCGGGTGGTGGCGGACATCGCTCGGGAACGAGGGCAGGAGCCCTTCGACACCCTGGTCGAGATCGTGATCAACGACGACCTCCGCACCATCCTCTGGCCCATCCCGCCCGATGGTGATGACGCCTCCTGGGCGCTGCGCAAGCAGGTGTGGGACGACGACCGGGCCATGCTCGGCGGCTCCGACGCTGGCGCGCACCTGGATCGGATGTGCGGCGCGCCCTACACCACCCGCTTCCTCGGCGACTGCCTGCGGGGCCGGCGGCTCGAGCCGCTCGAGCGAGCGGTGCAGATGCTCACCGACGAGCCGGCCAGGCTGTTCGGTCTGCGCGGCCGAGGACGCATCGCCGAGGGCTATGCCGCCGACGTGGTCGTCTTCGATCCGGAGACGGTGGGCGCGGAGCACGCGACGCTCGTCAACGACCTTCCCGGAGGAACGGCGCGGCTCACCGCGGCCGCGAACGGTGTCGTGCGGGTCCTCGTGAACGGGGTGGAGACGGTGGCCGACAACCAGGCGGTGGGCGCGCTGCCGGGGACGGTCCTGCGGTCCGGCCGCGACACCGAGACGGTCCTGCCCTAG
- a CDS encoding CPBP family intramembrane glutamic endopeptidase, with the protein MRRRRGTRQPAGTGRPVAEAAIVGGIAAAHVVDHRLVPVRFHLGTHLASAAAAVAAARAAGASLDELGLGPARLRAALRRGVLGSLVIGAIVGAGALVPRTRPLFTDARVLDVSPGQVAYTSLVEIPFGTAVYEEVVFRGVILGLAMRRFSPPGAIAVSSALFGLWHILPALADREHHPATRTAHPAAVVAGAVAATTLAGVLFGVERVRTGSVLAPVLTHATTNAVAYAVAAGVARRARDGIVLEVA; encoded by the coding sequence ATGCGCAGGCGCCGAGGCACCCGCCAGCCGGCCGGGACGGGACGGCCCGTCGCCGAGGCCGCGATCGTGGGTGGCATCGCGGCCGCCCACGTCGTCGACCATCGCCTGGTGCCGGTTCGCTTCCACCTCGGGACCCACCTCGCGTCGGCGGCGGCGGCGGTCGCGGCGGCCAGAGCAGCAGGCGCCTCGCTCGACGAACTGGGCCTCGGTCCCGCCCGCCTGCGCGCCGCGTTGCGCCGCGGGGTCCTCGGCTCGCTGGTCATCGGCGCGATCGTCGGAGCGGGCGCGCTGGTCCCCCGCACCCGGCCGCTGTTCACCGATGCCCGGGTGCTCGACGTCTCACCCGGCCAGGTGGCGTACACCTCGTTGGTGGAGATCCCGTTCGGGACCGCCGTCTACGAGGAGGTCGTCTTCCGTGGGGTGATCCTGGGGCTGGCCATGCGGCGCTTCAGCCCACCCGGTGCGATCGCCGTGAGCTCCGCGCTGTTCGGGCTGTGGCACATCCTGCCGGCACTGGCCGATCGTGAGCACCACCCCGCCACCCGCACCGCTCATCCCGCGGCGGTCGTCGCCGGCGCCGTGGCTGCCACCACCCTCGCGGGGGTGCTGTTCGGCGTCGAGCGGGTGCGCACCGGTAGCGTCCTGGCGCCGGTGCTGACCCACGCGACGACGAACGCGGTCGCCTACGCGGTGGCCGCCGGGGTCGCCCGGCGGGCCCGGGACGGCATCGTCCTGGAAGTAGCGTGA